The following proteins come from a genomic window of Populus nigra chromosome 6, ddPopNigr1.1, whole genome shotgun sequence:
- the LOC133696555 gene encoding heat shock 70 kDa protein 8-like, whose product MEEPKYTVASDSETTGEEKSSPAFAEIAIGIDIGTSQCSIAVWNGSEVELLKNTRNQKLMRSYVTFKEEVPSGGVSNQISHEYEILSGVAIFNMKRLIGRVDTDPVVHACKRLPFLVQTLDIGVRPFIAALVNNAWRSTTPEEVLAIFLVELRAMAELQLKKPIRNVVLTIPVSFSRFQLTRIERACAMAGLHILRLMPEPTAVALLYAQQQQQTVHENMGSGSEKNALIFNMGAGYCDVAVTATAGGVSQIKALAGAAIGGEDILQNMMQYLLPNSESLFLNHRVDEIKSLGLLRVATEDAIHQLSSQSSVQVDVDLGNGSKIYKVVTREEFERVNLKVFEKCESLVTRCLRDSKVDIEDLTDVILVGGCSYIPKIRNVVKAVCKREELYEAINPLEAAVCGAALEGAVASGITDPFGSLDLLTIQATPLGIGIRADGNSFVPIIPRNTTMPARKELLFTTTHDNQTEALILVYEGEGTKVEENHLLGYFKIVGIPAAPKGVPEINVCMDIDASNTLRVFAGVVIPGTDQPMAPFMEVRMPTVDDGHGWCAEALNRSYGSTLDLVTVQKKM is encoded by the coding sequence ATGGAAGAACCAAAATACACTGTGGCATCTGATAGTGAAACCACTGGGGAGGAGAAATCTTCACCGGCTTTTGCAGAAATTGCAATTGGAATTGACATCGGGACTTCACAGTGCAGTATTGCAGTCTGGAATGGCTCCGAGGTAGAGCTCCTAAAGAACACCAGAAACCAAAAGTTGATGCGATCATATGTTACCTTCAAGGAAGAAGTCCCTTCAGGTGGAGTCAGCAATCAGATCTCCCATGAATATGAAATATTATCCGGAGTTGCAATTTTCAACATGAAACGACTGATTGGTAGAGTGGATACTGATCCTGTAGTTCATGCATGCAAAAGGCTTCCATTTTTGGTTCAAACTTTGGATATTGGTGTTCGCCCATTTATCGCAGCTTTAGTGAACAATGCTTGGAGATCCACCACGCCTGAAGAAGTCCTTGCAATATTTCTGGTTGAACTTCGAGCCATGGCTGAACTTCAGTTGAAGAAGCCCATAAGAAATGTTGTTCTAACCATTCCAGTGTCATTTAGCAGGTTTCAATTGACACGGATTGAACGTGCTTGTGCCATGGCTGGCCTCCACATCCTCCGGTTGATGCCTGAGCCGACAGCTGTGGCATTGTTATATgcacagcagcagcaacagacTGTGCATGAGAATATGGGAAGCGGAAGTGAGAAGAATGCCCTTATATTTAACATGGGTGCTGGGTATTGTGATGTAGCTGTTACTGCCACTGCTGGAGGAGTTTCACAGATTAAGGCTTTAGCAGGAGCTGCTATTGGAGGCGAAGACATACTGCAGAACATGATGCAGTATCTCTTGCCAAACTCAGAGAGCCTTTTCCTGAACCACAGAGTCGACGAGATCAAATCGTTGGGGTTGCTTCGAGTAGCAACCGAAGATGCAATCCATCAGCTCTCCTCACAGAGCAGTGTTCAGGTGGATGTTGACTTGGGAAAtggatccaaaatatataaggTGGTCACTAGGGAGGAATTCGAGCGAGTGAACCTGAAGGTGTTTGAAAAGTGTGAGAGCCTGGTAACACGGTGCTTGCGTGACTCAAAGGTAGACATAGAAGATTTGACTGATGTTATACTTGTAGGCGGGTGTTCATATATCCCAAAGATAAGAAACGTTGTCAAGGCTGTGTGCAAAAGAGAGGAACTTTACGAAGCAATAAATCCATTGGAAGCTGCAGTCTGTGGGGCAGCACTAGAAGGAGCAGTTGCATCAGGAATCACTGACCCCTTCGGAAGTTTGGATCTGTTAACAATCCAAGCTACCCCCCTTGGCATTGGAATTAGAGCAGATGGGAACAGCTTTGTCCCAATCATACCTAGAAATACCACAATGCCAGCAAGGAAAGAGTTGTTATTCACAACCACCCATGATAACCAAACCGAAGCTCTAATCCTTGTCTATGAAGGTGAGGGGACAAAGGTGGAAGAGAATCATCTTCTGGGCTATTTCAAGATCGTGGGAATCCCAGCTGCACCCAAAGGAGTTCCAGAGATAAATGTGTGCATGGACATTGATGCCTCAAATACGCTCAGAGTTTTTGCTGGAGTGGTGATTCCAGGAACTGATCAGCCAATGGCACCGTTTATGGAAGTCAGGATGCCTACAGTTGATGATGGGCATGGCTGGTGTGCTGAAGCCCTAAACCGGTCATATGGGTCGACTCTTGATCTGGTTACCGTGCAGAAGAAGATGTGA
- the LOC133696769 gene encoding glucan endo-1,3-beta-glucosidase-like → MLTPKIAMWIMVLTVAAIHISMVLGERGDAGIVYGRNGDNLPSPKRVIDFLTEDMNYAISLVRLYDANTEVLEALSGTNLVVTIGVPDEAIAHVASSQEAADKWFRDHVLTYVHKGVRFRYICVGNEAIPGVVQSFVPQAIINLYNSVRKASVDYIYVTTAVGGQVLESSYPPSAGRFANGVDKIMNNLTNYLYNIGSPLLINLYPYHALVSEPQHISLDYALFQSQKPVFTDADLEYYNLFDAMVDAFVAAMVRVVQQEDVKLVVAETGWPTAGVGSYACTENARIYNLNLRKHAIEKGCTPRKADINLEVYISEMFNENLQPDEFERNFGTFYPNLTEVYQLWR, encoded by the exons ATGTTAACACCTAAAATTGCTATGTGGATCATGGTGCTAACAGTGGCTGCAATTCACATCTCGATGGTCTTAGGTGAGA GGGGGGATGCTGGGATTGTTTATGGAAGAAATGGAGATAATCTCCCATCCCCTAAACGAGTAATTGATTTTCTCACTGAGGACATGAACTATGCGATTTCATTAGTCCGGCTCTATGATGCCAATACGGAAGTTTTAGAAGCTCTAAGTGGAACCAACTTGGTCGTAACCATTGGGGTTCCAGATGAAGCAATTGCCCATGTAGCTTCTAGCCAGGAAGCTGCAGACAAATGGTTTCGAGACCACGTACTTACTTATGTTCACAAGGGTGTTCGGTTCCGATATATTTGTGTTGGCAATGAGGCAATTCCTGGTGTTGTTCAATCCTTTGTACCACAAGCAATTATTAATCTCTACAATTCAGTAAGGAAAGCAAGCGTAGATTATATCTATGTTACAACTGCAGTCGGGGGTCAAGTTCTGGAAAGCTCCTATCCTCCCTCAGCTGGTCGATTCGCGAATGGGGTCGACAAAATTATGAATAACCTCACgaattatttgtataatataGGGTCCCCGTTATTGATCAATTTGTACCCTTACCATGCCCTGGTCTCGGAGCCACAACATATTTCATTAGACTATGCCTTATTTCAGTCCCAAAAGCCAGTGTTTACAGATGCGGATTTAGAGTATTACAATCTTTTTGATGCTATGGTGGATGCATTTGTAGCAGCAATGGTAAGGGTGGTGCAACAGGAGGATGTCAAACTTGTCGTCGCCGAGACCGGGTGGCCAACTGCAGGTGTTGGGTCGTATGCTTGCACCGAGAATGCTCGAATCTACAACCTTAATCTAAGGAAGCATGCAATTGAAAAGGGATGCACTCCGAGAAAGGCGGACATTAATTTGGAGGTTTACATCTCGGAGATGTTCAATGAGAATCTGCAACCGGACGAGTTTGAGAGAAATTTTGGAACTTTTTATCCCAACCTCACTGAGGTATATCAGTTGTGGCGCTGA
- the LOC133698060 gene encoding amine oxidase [copper-containing] alpha 3, peroxisomal-like, whose protein sequence is MALIPNSLISLILSTLLIIIPTHQRQHPLDSLTPAEFSKVRAIVHSSYPIPSHTTAFHYVGLEDPNKLTVLSWLKDPTTITPPRQAFVIARINQTTHEITVDLTVNKIVSDKLYDGYGYPLLTFEEQIAANALPLKYAPFLESIRKRGLKIEEVVCGGFTVGWYGEERRKKRIVRVMCYYLDGTVNAYMRPVEGVTVTVDLEETKIIGFKDRLTVPIPKGDGTDYRGSKQNPPFLAQLKGITMVQPDGPSFTIHGHRIRWANWDFHLSFDSRAGPIISLASIFDLQKQKFRQVLYKGFVSELFVPYMDLTEEWYYRTFFDAGEYGYGLCAVPLEPFRDCPENAVFMDAYFAGQNGMPVNMPDVFCIFEKYAGDITWRHTETLKPGERIREVRPEVTLVVRMVSTVGNYDYINDWEFKQSGSIKVTVGLTGLLEVRGSVYTHNDQIKEEVYGTLLAENTVGAHHDHFLTYHLDLDVDGDANSFVKSNLQMTRVADQMSPRKSYWRVVSETAKTESDARIRLGVEQADLLVVNPNKRTDLGNSIGYRLIPGSLTHPVLSDDDYSQIRGAFTKYNVWVTPYNKSEKWAGGLYADQSRGDDTLARWSLRNRGIENKDIVLWYTLGFHHVPYQEDFPVMPTISSGFELRPANFFESNPVLKVKLPTPVNWSNCSKKYV, encoded by the exons ATGGCTTTAATCCCCAACAGTCTAATTTCCCTTATCCTCTCTACTCTCTTGATCATCATCCCCACTCACCAACGTCAACACCCACTGGACTCCCTAACCCCAGCCGAATTCTCCAAAGTACGAGCCATAGTCCACAGCTCCTACCCCATACCGAGCCACACCACAGCCTTTCACTATGTAGGCCTAGAAGACCCAAACAAACTCACCGTTCTTTCATGGCTAAAAGACCCAACCACCATAACCCCACCTCGCCAAGCTTTTGTCATTGCACGTATTAACCAAACCACTCACGAAATCACTGTTGACTTGACAGTCAACAAGATTGTCTCGGATAAACTTTATGATGGTTATGGCTACCCTTTGCTCACTTTTGAAGAGCAAATAGCCGCCAATGCGTTGCCGCTCAAATACGCACCGTTTTTGGAGTCCATTAGAAAGAGAGGGCTCAAGATTGAAGAGGTTGTCTGCGGGGGTTTTACTGTTGGTTGGTATGGAGaggaaagaaggaagaaaaggaTTGTCAGAGTCATGTGTTACTATTTAGATGGTACTGTGAATGCGTACATGAGGCCGGTTGAAGGAGTTACTGTGACCGTGGATCTTGAAGAGACGAAGATTATAGGATTTAAAGACAGATTAACGGTCCCGATACCAAAGGGAGATGGGACTGACTATAGAGGATCAAAGCAAAACCCGCCTTTCTTGGCCCAATTAAAGGGAATCACCATGGTTCAACCTGACGGTCCAAGTTTTACTATCCACGGACACAGAATTAG gTGGGCCAATTGGGATTTTCATCTGAGTTTCGACTCTCGAGCAGGCCCAATTATATCCTTGGCATCCATATTTGATCTCCAGAAGCAAAAGTTTCGTCAAGTTCTGTATAAAGGGTTTGTATCTGAGCTGTTCGTGCCCTACATGGACTTAACTGAAGAATGGTACTACAGAACATTTTTTGATGCTGGTGAATATGGGTATGGTCTATGTGCAGTGCCGCTCGAGCCATTTAGGGACTGCCCTGAAAATGCAGTCTTCATGGACGCTTACTTTGCTGGCCAAAATGGGATGCCTGTGAATATGCCTGatgttttttgcatctttgaGAAGTACGCTGGAGACATAACGTGGAGGCATACGGAGACTCTTAAACCAGGCGAAAGG ATAAGAGAAGTGAGGCCTGAGGTGACCCTGGTTGTAAGGATGGTTTCTACTGTTGGCAACTACGATTACATCAATGACTGGGAGTTTAAGCAAAGTGGTTCAATCAAAGTCACG GTTGGGCTAACCGGCTTGCTAGAAGTGAGGGGGTCAGTGTATACCCACAATGATCAAATAAAGGAAGAAGTCTATGGTACACTATTAGCAGAGAATACAGTGGGCGCACACCATGATCATTTCCTTACTTACCACCTTGATCTAGATGTGGACGGTGATGCAAACTCCTTCGTCAAGTCCAATCTGCAAATGACCCGCGTGGCTGATCAAATGTCGCCTAGGAAGAGTTATTGGAGGGTTGTCAGTGAGACGGCTAAAACAGAGTCTGATGCAAGGATCAGGCTTGGAGTAGAGCAAGCTGACCTGTTAGTGGTTAATCCAAACAAGAGGACCGATTTGGGGAACTCCATTGGCTACCGTTTGATCCCGGGGTCTCTTACTCATCCCGTCTTATCAGACGATGATTACTCACAAATTCGCGGAGCCTTCACCAAGTATAATGTGTGGGTTACACCATATAACAAGTCTGAAAAATGGGCAGGAGGGCTCTACGCTGATCAAAGCAGAGGGGATGATACCCTAGCAAGATGGAGTCTCAG GAATAGGGGGATAGAAAATAAGGACATCGTGTTGTGGTACACATTGGGATTTCACCATGTGCCATACCAAGAGGATTTTCCAGTGATGCCGACAATAAGCAGTGGGTTTGAGCTCCGGCCAGCTAATTTTTTTGAGAGCAATCCGGTTCTCAAAGTTAAACTGCCTACACCTGTCAATTGGTCCAATTGCTCAAAAAAGTATGTATAA